From Pseudonocardia autotrophica, one genomic window encodes:
- a CDS encoding FecCD family ABC transporter permease — MDAPQAAPLARPGGAPPHDAGGTGREDAGVLRGLRARRRRRLLVSGAAIAAAVVIAFVVTLSVGARPVAPLDVLAALTGSASPGTELVVLRLRLPRALTALLVGTALGLAGALFQRLLRNRLASPDIIGISAGASAAAVAGTVLLGLSATGVSVAAVLGALATTALILALTHRDGLHGVRFVLVGVGIGSGLLAVVSFLMIRASLTSAQENLVWLTGSVNQADWSRTVPLTVACAALVPAALVLARALPRLELGDDTATALGLPVGRVRLALIAVGVLLVAAAVAAAGPVSFVALVCGPLATRAAGPGRGSLPHAAGIGALLVLASDLVARYLVADVALPVGVVTGAIGAPYLLLLLARARTRGTT, encoded by the coding sequence GTGGATGCACCGCAGGCCGCCCCTCTCGCCCGGCCGGGGGGCGCACCGCCGCACGATGCCGGCGGCACCGGCCGGGAAGACGCCGGCGTCCTGCGCGGGCTGCGCGCCCGGCGCCGGCGCCGACTACTGGTGTCCGGGGCGGCGATCGCCGCGGCGGTGGTGATCGCGTTCGTCGTGACGCTCTCGGTCGGTGCGCGACCGGTCGCCCCGCTCGACGTGCTGGCCGCGCTGACCGGATCGGCGTCACCGGGCACCGAGCTCGTCGTGCTGCGGCTGCGGCTGCCGCGGGCACTGACCGCCCTCCTGGTCGGCACCGCGCTGGGGCTGGCCGGGGCGTTGTTCCAGCGGCTGCTGCGCAACCGGCTCGCCAGCCCGGACATCATCGGGATCAGCGCCGGAGCGAGCGCCGCCGCCGTGGCAGGCACCGTGCTGCTGGGGCTGTCCGCGACCGGCGTCTCGGTCGCGGCGGTGCTGGGCGCGCTGGCGACGACCGCGCTGATCCTGGCCCTGACCCACCGCGACGGCCTGCACGGTGTCCGGTTCGTACTGGTCGGTGTCGGGATCGGCAGCGGCCTGCTGGCGGTGGTGTCGTTCCTGATGATCCGCGCGTCGCTGACCAGTGCGCAGGAGAACCTGGTGTGGCTGACCGGTAGCGTCAACCAGGCCGACTGGTCCCGGACGGTCCCGTTGACCGTGGCCTGCGCGGCGCTGGTGCCCGCCGCGCTGGTGCTGGCCCGGGCGCTGCCGCGGCTCGAGCTCGGGGACGACACCGCCACCGCGCTCGGGCTGCCGGTCGGGCGGGTCCGGCTCGCCCTGATCGCGGTCGGTGTCCTGCTGGTCGCCGCCGCCGTCGCCGCGGCCGGGCCGGTGTCGTTCGTCGCGCTGGTCTGCGGCCCGCTCGCGACCAGGGCGGCCGGCCCGGGCCGCGGCTCGCTCCCGCACGCCGCCGGTATCGGTGCGCTGCTGGTACTCGCCTCCGACCTGGTGGCCCGCTACCTGGTCGCCGACGTCGCGCTGCCGGTCGGTGTGGTCACCGGCGCGATCGGCGCGCCCTATCTGCTCCTGCTGCTGGCCCGAGCCCGGACGAGGGGAACGACATGA
- a CDS encoding LCP family protein, producing MAEPPREDPRGQDPSRSGPPRDPRRPGRRDDRPHLRPDARHERPAPPDGGDPRDPGAPPGRQQSPDQQPGPAGGRYSGPPHVGRPGPPTPPPTRGGQHQRPDGGPTGPSGPGPSGGGVPGSGPSGRAPGGPAGPGPGGRGPTGGSERPPTGPHGRPPAGTGPEQRPAGPPPGGDGRPGPAGPAARGGAPAEQDGPWLRRREREAAAAAERAAAWRERNARPEPPPGRSGHSDSRPTDIRSIRATRRGIGETVAATAVPGRPDTAAERRRYRAAEPDAPPAERDRAARLSGELPVVPRRRTRDADARPEPPTGDGGPGPAGRPGSPAPPRDRPAPPVAPGSPSAVAAGSPSAGPPGAPPAARPDGTPARGRPDGAPVRPGAPTTRRPGPPTHPDADPGADRPGRRPPARPPRGPAAPADATDGPAGPAAAGAGAAAGAAAIGAAAAASRNRGPARPGTETHGGSSPGGDSARSGDSPRPGERSGTEARRRPLDTARETLGAALGLTAASAVVPGSGHLALRRRRTGGLILGTLVAIVVSLALLVLLARRSTLLQNLLSTTTLTVIAGLLVLGGIGWIAQVARTYALARPRGMAPGQKALGTATAALMCLTVAVPFGYGVELLNSQRGLLNSLFQGGGTSAAEALGKPRLNVLLLGSDAGDDRAGTRTDTMMLASIDTRSGRTTLFSLPRNIQRAEFPPGSPAAEEFPNGFNDPSGSAGDYLLNGVYAYGEQHPQIAPQGPTRFPGINLLQSTVSYMTGLPIDYYLEVNMAGFSAMIDAVGGVTVNVGPEPVPVGGVTAFGRYTTPDRYIQSGVQTLNGEDALWFARSRRDGTDYQRMGRQRCLIQAVISETSATELIGRFQSIAAVTRDNVATDMPQQVLPALAVLADEGFRLESVAFDPSLPDPNSSTGFFVTADPDIDYMREVVRDAIADPPPAPDPALAAPTTEPSPTTESPATSSERTAEPDAEEEEPASAAPQSVEDACAAVGAADVPAGQADIPG from the coding sequence GTGGCCGAACCACCGCGCGAGGACCCCCGCGGGCAGGACCCGTCCCGCTCCGGCCCGCCACGGGACCCCAGGCGCCCCGGCCGTCGCGACGACCGCCCGCACCTGCGGCCCGACGCCCGCCACGAGCGCCCCGCACCGCCGGACGGCGGCGATCCGCGTGATCCCGGGGCGCCGCCCGGCAGGCAGCAGTCCCCCGATCAGCAACCCGGCCCGGCGGGCGGTCGGTACTCCGGCCCGCCGCACGTCGGCCGGCCCGGGCCGCCGACCCCGCCGCCCACCCGCGGCGGGCAGCACCAGCGACCGGACGGCGGACCCACCGGCCCCTCGGGGCCCGGCCCGTCCGGTGGCGGCGTACCCGGCTCCGGACCGAGCGGCCGTGCCCCCGGCGGTCCGGCGGGTCCCGGGCCGGGCGGTCGTGGCCCCACCGGTGGCTCCGAGCGGCCGCCGACCGGCCCGCACGGGCGACCCCCCGCCGGCACCGGGCCCGAACAACGTCCGGCCGGTCCGCCGCCGGGTGGCGATGGTCGCCCCGGCCCGGCCGGGCCGGCTGCCCGGGGTGGCGCCCCCGCCGAGCAGGACGGGCCGTGGCTGCGCCGCCGCGAGCGCGAGGCCGCCGCCGCGGCCGAACGTGCTGCCGCCTGGCGCGAGCGCAACGCGCGCCCCGAGCCCCCACCCGGCCGGAGCGGGCACAGCGACTCGAGGCCCACCGACATCCGCTCGATCCGGGCGACCCGCCGCGGCATCGGCGAGACCGTCGCCGCGACGGCCGTACCCGGTCGCCCGGACACGGCCGCCGAGCGCCGCCGGTACCGCGCCGCCGAACCCGACGCACCGCCCGCGGAACGGGACCGCGCCGCCCGCCTGAGCGGGGAGCTGCCGGTCGTGCCGCGGCGCCGCACCCGCGATGCCGATGCCCGGCCCGAACCACCCACCGGCGACGGTGGGCCCGGCCCGGCCGGCCGCCCCGGGTCACCGGCGCCGCCGCGCGACCGCCCGGCTCCGCCCGTCGCTCCGGGATCACCCTCCGCCGTCGCGGCGGGTTCACCCTCCGCCGGCCCGCCGGGTGCACCACCCGCGGCGCGCCCGGACGGCACACCGGCCCGGGGCCGGCCCGACGGCGCCCCGGTCCGGCCCGGCGCCCCGACGACGCGTCGTCCCGGTCCCCCGACCCATCCGGACGCCGATCCCGGAGCGGACCGGCCCGGCCGGCGCCCCCCGGCACGTCCGCCGCGCGGTCCGGCGGCACCCGCCGACGCCACGGACGGTCCGGCCGGCCCGGCCGCGGCCGGCGCCGGAGCGGCCGCCGGTGCCGCGGCGATCGGTGCCGCGGCGGCCGCCTCGCGCAATCGCGGCCCGGCCCGCCCGGGCACCGAGACCCACGGCGGCAGCAGCCCGGGCGGCGACAGCGCCCGATCCGGCGACTCCCCGCGCCCCGGTGAACGCTCCGGCACGGAGGCCCGCAGGCGCCCGCTGGACACCGCGCGGGAAACCCTGGGCGCCGCCCTCGGGCTCACCGCTGCCTCCGCCGTGGTGCCCGGCTCCGGCCATCTCGCGCTGCGCCGCCGGCGCACCGGCGGGCTGATCCTCGGCACCCTCGTCGCGATCGTCGTCTCGCTGGCCCTGCTGGTGCTGCTCGCCCGCCGCTCCACCCTGCTGCAGAACCTGCTGTCCACCACCACGCTCACCGTCATCGCGGGGCTGCTGGTGCTCGGCGGGATCGGCTGGATCGCACAGGTCGCCCGCACCTACGCGCTGGCCCGGCCGCGCGGCATGGCGCCCGGACAGAAGGCACTCGGTACCGCGACCGCCGCGCTGATGTGCCTGACCGTGGCGGTGCCCTTCGGCTACGGCGTCGAGCTGCTCAACTCCCAGCGCGGGCTGCTCAACTCGCTGTTCCAGGGCGGCGGGACGTCCGCCGCCGAGGCGCTCGGGAAACCCCGGCTGAACGTGCTGCTGCTCGGCAGCGACGCCGGCGACGATCGTGCGGGCACCCGTACCGACACGATGATGCTCGCCAGCATCGACACCCGATCCGGCCGGACGACGCTGTTCAGCCTGCCCCGCAACATCCAGCGGGCCGAGTTCCCGCCGGGCAGCCCGGCCGCGGAGGAGTTCCCGAACGGGTTCAACGACCCGTCCGGCTCGGCCGGGGACTACCTGCTCAACGGCGTCTACGCCTACGGCGAGCAGCACCCGCAGATCGCGCCGCAGGGCCCGACCCGTTTCCCCGGCATCAACCTGCTGCAGTCGACGGTCTCGTACATGACCGGCCTGCCGATCGACTACTACCTCGAGGTCAACATGGCCGGGTTCTCGGCCATGATCGACGCGGTCGGCGGGGTCACGGTCAACGTCGGCCCGGAACCGGTCCCGGTCGGCGGGGTCACCGCGTTCGGCCGCTACACCACGCCGGACCGCTACATCCAGTCCGGCGTGCAGACCCTGAACGGCGAGGACGCGCTCTGGTTCGCGCGCTCCCGCCGGGACGGCACCGACTATCAGCGGATGGGGCGGCAGCGCTGCCTGATCCAGGCGGTGATCAGCGAGACCAGCGCGACCGAGCTGATCGGCCGCTTCCAGAGCATCGCCGCGGTCACCCGGGACAACGTCGCCACCGACATGCCCCAGCAGGTGCTCCCGGCGCTCGCCGTGCTCGCCGACGAGGGGTTCCGGCTGGAGAGCGTCGCGTTCGATCCGTCGCTGCCGGATCCGAACTCCTCGACCGGCTTCTTCGTCACCGCCGACCCGGACATCGACTACATGCGTGAGGTCGTCCGGGACGCGATCGCGGACCCGCCGCCCGCCCCGGACCCGGCGCTCGCCGCTCCGACGACGGAGCCGAGCCCCACGACCGAGTCTCCCGCCACGTCGTCGGAGCGGACCGCCGAGCCCGACGCGGAGGAAGAGGAGCCGGCCTCGGCCGCGCCCCAGTCGGTCGAGGACGCCTGCGCCGCGGTCGGCGCCGCCGACGTCCCCGCCGGGCAGGCCGACATCCCGGGCTGA
- a CDS encoding FecCD family ABC transporter permease, producing MTALRDTQAAAVPGRRGRVRRTALLLVVLLAGAVAASMLVGAGHLPPAVVADALFGDGPVTPQSLVVTDVRLPRTVLAVLAGAALGVAGVLAQGMTRNPIAEPGLLGLNSGAALAVVLAIGLFGVSTLTGYVWFGFAGAALAAVVVGGVAGIGRSGTVSPAALALAGAAVAAGLGSVITVFLLTNPALFDDYRFWQVGSVAGRDLSIAAQAAPFIVAGLVIALTCGPRLNALALGDDVARSFGRRPGADRLVCGIALVLLAGAATAAAGPIAFVGLAVPHLLRGLTGPDHRTLLPLALPAGPALLLLADVLGRVVIPPGEVQAGVVTAVIGAPLFVALVRRRRVVR from the coding sequence GTGACCGCACTGCGGGACACGCAGGCCGCGGCCGTACCGGGGCGCCGGGGCCGGGTCCGGCGCACCGCGCTGCTGCTCGTGGTGCTGCTGGCCGGGGCGGTCGCGGCGAGCATGCTCGTCGGCGCCGGGCACCTCCCACCGGCGGTCGTCGCCGACGCCCTGTTCGGTGACGGCCCGGTGACCCCGCAGAGCCTGGTGGTCACCGATGTGCGGCTGCCCCGCACCGTGCTCGCCGTACTCGCCGGGGCTGCGCTCGGGGTCGCGGGCGTGCTCGCCCAGGGGATGACGCGCAACCCGATCGCCGAACCCGGGCTGCTGGGACTGAACAGCGGTGCCGCGCTCGCCGTCGTGCTCGCGATCGGCCTGTTCGGGGTGTCGACACTGACCGGCTACGTGTGGTTCGGCTTCGCCGGCGCAGCGCTGGCCGCGGTCGTCGTCGGCGGGGTCGCCGGGATCGGGCGCAGTGGCACCGTGTCCCCCGCCGCGCTGGCGCTGGCCGGGGCGGCGGTCGCGGCCGGGCTCGGCTCGGTGATCACCGTGTTCCTGCTGACCAATCCCGCCCTGTTCGACGACTACCGGTTCTGGCAGGTCGGTTCGGTCGCCGGCCGGGACCTGTCGATAGCAGCCCAGGCGGCCCCGTTCATCGTGGCCGGGCTCGTCATCGCGCTGACCTGCGGGCCGCGCCTCAACGCGCTGGCGCTCGGCGACGACGTCGCCCGCTCGTTCGGTCGCCGCCCGGGCGCCGACCGGCTGGTCTGCGGGATCGCGCTCGTCCTGCTGGCCGGGGCGGCGACGGCAGCGGCCGGGCCGATCGCCTTCGTCGGGCTCGCCGTGCCGCACCTGTTGCGCGGGCTGACCGGTCCCGACCACCGCACCCTGCTCCCGCTGGCGTTGCCGGCGGGCCCGGCGCTGCTGCTGCTCGCCGACGTGCTCGGGCGGGTCGTCATTCCGCCCGGCGAGGTGCAGGCCGGGGTGGTCACCGCGGTGATCGGCGCTCCGCTGTTCGTGGCTCTGGTGCGCCGCAGACGGGTCGTCCGGTGA
- a CDS encoding iron-siderophore ABC transporter substrate-binding protein yields the protein MPRRLLPALAALTAALALVAGCGSGPAADGTGPAAADGAFPVTVPTAFGDVTIPEQPQRVVALGWSDAETALALGVEPVGAADWLAIGDDGLGPWVPQNYTTPPTVLGTLEVDLEAVAALEPDLILDTRAAGTRDRYDRLNQLGVPVVGIPAGGENYLTTWRDQLRTVGAALGRAEQAGQLQDDLEQRFADARAQHPQLAGATVVSGARNTLGEYAAYTAGSGRVTFLEELGMALAPQIAALPTEGFSTPISRERMNLLDADVTVMQPIGKDATEIENDPLWQAVPSVSAGRGVLLSDRDVSQAFSAASVQGWTYALERTVPRLADAATAAP from the coding sequence GTGCCCCGTCGGTTGCTCCCCGCACTCGCCGCCCTCACCGCCGCCCTCGCCCTCGTCGCCGGCTGCGGCTCCGGTCCCGCCGCGGACGGGACCGGACCGGCCGCCGCCGACGGCGCCTTCCCGGTCACCGTGCCCACCGCGTTCGGCGACGTGACGATCCCCGAGCAGCCACAGCGGGTGGTCGCGCTGGGCTGGAGCGACGCCGAGACCGCGCTCGCGCTGGGCGTCGAGCCGGTCGGCGCGGCCGACTGGCTCGCCATCGGCGACGACGGCCTCGGGCCGTGGGTGCCGCAGAACTACACGACTCCGCCGACCGTGCTGGGGACCCTCGAGGTCGATCTGGAGGCGGTCGCCGCGCTGGAGCCGGATCTGATCCTCGACACCAGAGCCGCCGGCACCCGGGACCGCTACGACCGGCTGAACCAGCTCGGGGTGCCGGTCGTCGGGATCCCGGCCGGCGGCGAGAACTACCTGACCACCTGGCGCGACCAGCTCCGGACGGTCGGTGCCGCCCTCGGCCGGGCCGAGCAGGCCGGGCAGCTGCAGGACGACCTGGAGCAGCGGTTCGCCGACGCCCGTGCCCAGCACCCGCAGCTGGCCGGCGCCACCGTCGTGTCGGGCGCACGCAACACCCTCGGTGAGTACGCCGCCTACACCGCGGGCTCCGGCCGGGTCACCTTCCTGGAGGAGCTCGGCATGGCCCTCGCACCGCAGATCGCCGCGCTGCCCACCGAGGGCTTCTCCACGCCGATCTCGCGGGAGCGGATGAACCTGCTCGACGCGGACGTCACCGTGATGCAGCCGATCGGCAAGGACGCCACCGAGATCGAGAACGACCCGCTGTGGCAGGCGGTCCCGTCGGTCTCCGCCGGACGCGGGGTGCTGCTGTCCGACCGGGACGTGTCGCAGGCCTTCTCGGCCGCCTCGGTGCAGGGGTGGACCTACGCGCTCGAGCGGACCGTGCCCCGCCTCGCAGATGCGGCGACCGCGGCTCCGTGA
- the mftD gene encoding pre-mycofactocin synthase MftD (MftD, an enzyme found in the mycofactocin biosynthesis locus, performs an oxidative deamination of 3-amino-5-[(p-hydroxyphenyl)methyl]-4,4-dimethyl-2-pyrrolidinone (AHDP). The resulting compound, now called pre-mycofactocin (PMFT), is a biologically active redox cofactor that can oxidize the non-exchangeable NADH of TIGR03971 family SDR-type oxidoreductases.) has product MASTKDWFETVAEAQRRARKRLPKSVYYALVAGAEQGITLSDNVAAFDELGFRPHIADLPPQRDQKTTVLGQEIDLPVVISPTGVQAVDPEGEVAVARAAASSNIQNPLNPDQTVTTAMGLSSFASRSVEDVCAVNDKVFFQVYWAGSKEDILARAERARAAGAKALIVTLDWTFATRRDWGSPPIPEKVDVRAALQFAPEMITKPRYLLEWAKSGRIPDLKAPNMAPPGGGDAPTFFGAYGVWWTTPLPTWDDIAWLREQWGGPFMIKGIMHPDDARRAVDAGATAISVSNHGGNNLDGTPAAIRALPAVVDAVGDQIEVLMDGGVRRGADVVKALALGARACLIGRAYLWGMAAQGERGVTNVLSILYKGIDEALLGLGKKSIHELTRDDLIVPEGFTRSAKH; this is encoded by the coding sequence ATGGCGAGCACCAAGGACTGGTTCGAGACGGTCGCGGAGGCGCAGCGCCGGGCGCGCAAGCGGCTCCCGAAGTCCGTCTACTACGCACTGGTGGCCGGGGCGGAACAGGGCATCACGCTCTCCGACAACGTCGCCGCCTTCGACGAGCTGGGCTTCCGCCCGCACATCGCCGACCTGCCACCGCAGCGCGACCAGAAGACCACCGTGCTGGGCCAGGAGATCGACCTCCCGGTGGTCATCTCGCCGACCGGGGTGCAGGCCGTCGACCCGGAGGGCGAGGTCGCCGTCGCCCGCGCGGCCGCGAGCTCCAACATCCAGAACCCGCTGAACCCGGACCAGACGGTGACGACGGCGATGGGCCTGTCGTCGTTCGCGTCGCGCTCGGTCGAGGACGTCTGCGCGGTCAACGACAAGGTGTTCTTCCAGGTCTACTGGGCCGGGTCCAAGGAGGACATCCTGGCTCGCGCGGAGCGGGCCAGGGCGGCCGGCGCGAAGGCGCTGATCGTGACCCTGGACTGGACCTTCGCCACCCGCCGGGACTGGGGCAGCCCGCCCATCCCGGAGAAGGTCGACGTGCGGGCGGCGCTGCAGTTCGCCCCGGAGATGATCACCAAGCCGCGCTACCTGCTGGAGTGGGCGAAGTCGGGCCGGATCCCGGACCTGAAGGCGCCGAACATGGCGCCTCCCGGCGGCGGCGACGCGCCCACCTTCTTCGGCGCGTACGGCGTCTGGTGGACCACCCCGCTCCCGACCTGGGACGACATCGCCTGGCTGCGCGAGCAGTGGGGCGGCCCGTTCATGATCAAGGGGATCATGCACCCGGACGACGCCCGCCGGGCCGTCGACGCCGGTGCGACCGCGATCTCGGTGTCCAACCACGGCGGGAACAACCTGGACGGGACCCCGGCGGCGATCCGGGCACTGCCCGCGGTGGTCGACGCGGTCGGGGACCAGATCGAGGTCCTGATGGACGGCGGCGTGCGCCGCGGCGCCGACGTGGTCAAGGCACTGGCGCTCGGCGCCCGGGCCTGCCTGATCGGCCGCGCATACCTGTGGGGGATGGCCGCCCAGGGCGAGCGCGGCGTCACGAACGTGCTGTCGATCCTCTACAAGGGCATCGACGAGGCACTGCTCGGGCTGGGGAAGAAGTCCATCCACGAACTGACCCGCGACGACCTGATCGTCCCGGAGGGCTTCACCCGCTCCGCGAAGCACTGA
- a CDS encoding MoaD/ThiS family protein codes for MSTTCTVRVLLPAQLRRLARIDGEVTVRVTGPPVGLGAVLDALEQRHPALCGAVRDRGTGRRRPYLRYFACEEDFSHAPAGTALPPAVARGDEPLLVVGAMAGG; via the coding sequence GTGAGCACGACCTGCACCGTCCGCGTGCTGCTGCCCGCCCAGCTGCGCAGGCTGGCCCGGATCGACGGCGAGGTCACCGTCCGGGTCACCGGGCCGCCGGTCGGCCTCGGGGCGGTGCTCGACGCGCTCGAGCAGCGGCATCCGGCGCTGTGCGGCGCCGTCCGCGACCGCGGCACCGGGCGGCGCAGGCCCTATCTCCGCTACTTCGCCTGCGAGGAGGACTTCTCGCACGCACCGGCCGGGACCGCGCTGCCGCCCGCCGTCGCCCGGGGCGACGAACCGTTGCTCGTCGTCGGGGCGATGGCGGGCGGCTGA
- a CDS encoding LytR/AlgR family response regulator transcription factor, with translation MYSHARGGHASGATPVVSGSAGYGMPPGYGPPPGYGASNHRPIGLPGQARAPEPPPHQPSPGGALLTVLAVDDEEPALLELAHLLGEDPRVDTVLTAPDATEALRILHGSQADASKPGVDVVFLDIRMPGLDGLELARVLNAMADPPPVVFVTAHDDRAVDAYEVGAVDYLLKPLRSERLAGSLDRTVALHAARRAETGGPGPAGPAAHPGGPQAPAARRGVPAAATSDDEVVPVELAGTTKLVPRSSIRFVEAQGDYARLHTNDGSHLVRIPVSVLEDRWGEAGFVRIHRAYLVALALITELRMSGSGYVVRLGNGPGAVELPVSRRHTAGLKRILRGRPPRPQRGPDDGPDGPILPR, from the coding sequence GTGTACAGCCACGCGCGGGGTGGGCACGCTTCCGGTGCGACGCCGGTCGTCTCCGGCTCGGCCGGGTACGGCATGCCGCCCGGCTACGGTCCGCCGCCCGGATACGGAGCGAGCAACCACCGGCCGATCGGTCTGCCCGGGCAGGCGCGAGCCCCCGAACCGCCGCCGCACCAACCGTCCCCCGGCGGTGCGCTGCTGACCGTCCTGGCGGTGGACGACGAGGAACCGGCCCTGCTGGAGCTCGCCCACCTGCTCGGCGAGGACCCGCGGGTCGACACCGTCCTCACCGCGCCGGACGCGACCGAGGCCCTGCGCATCCTGCACGGCTCCCAGGCCGACGCCTCCAAGCCCGGCGTCGACGTCGTGTTCCTCGACATCCGGATGCCCGGCCTGGACGGCCTGGAGCTCGCCAGGGTGCTCAACGCGATGGCCGATCCACCGCCCGTCGTCTTCGTCACCGCGCACGACGATCGCGCCGTCGACGCCTACGAGGTCGGCGCCGTCGACTACCTGCTCAAGCCGCTGCGCAGCGAGCGCCTCGCCGGGTCCCTCGACCGGACGGTCGCACTGCACGCCGCACGCCGCGCCGAGACCGGCGGACCGGGGCCGGCCGGACCGGCCGCCCATCCCGGTGGCCCGCAGGCGCCGGCCGCCCGCCGGGGTGTCCCCGCGGCCGCCACCTCCGACGACGAGGTGGTCCCGGTCGAGCTGGCCGGCACCACGAAGCTCGTCCCGCGCTCGTCGATCCGGTTCGTCGAGGCGCAGGGCGACTACGCCCGGCTGCACACCAACGACGGCAGCCACCTGGTCCGGATCCCGGTCTCGGTACTGGAGGACCGGTGGGGCGAGGCCGGGTTCGTCCGGATCCACCGGGCCTACCTGGTGGCACTGGCGCTGATCACCGAGCTGCGGATGTCGGGCTCCGGCTACGTCGTGCGGCTCGGCAACGGCCCGGGCGCGGTCGAACTGCCGGTCAGCCGGCGGCACACCGCGGGCCTCAAGCGGATCCTGCGCGGACGCCCGCCGCGGCCGCAGCGCGGGCCCGACGACGGCCCGGACGGCCCCATCCTCCCCCGCTGA
- a CDS encoding ATP-binding cassette domain-containing protein produces the protein MSLTADDLVLRYDDRVVVDGLTVRLPPGRITAIVGPNACGKSTLLRGLGRIIGPAAGHVALDGTDLREIGGRELARRLGLLPQSPVAPDEITVADLVERGRSPHQGWFGGRAGTDDDAVAAAMRATGVLELAARPVDELSGGQRQRVWIAMVLAQDTGVLLLDEPTTFLDMTHAVEVLDLLVDRNRSEGTTVAVVLHDLNLACRYADHLIAMRDGAVVAEGPPATTMTVDLVRRVFAMESQVVPDPVTGTPMVVPAGRHHPVPGHGGPGLRTEDELREVVAEPHPLVLDKSATRIDEVAARFIGAATLTFLGTVGPSGSVTVTPRGTPAADGARILDGGRQLALPERPGNRRLDSLRNLLVRPGVGLTFCVPRLDHVLRVNGHGRVVRDPEVLGLWPDPPQLAIVLDVEETFVHCGRALRTSGAWRPEDWADPAGIPGSKELSGAARATRD, from the coding sequence ATGAGCCTGACCGCGGATGACCTGGTCCTGCGCTACGACGACCGGGTGGTCGTCGACGGTCTGACCGTCCGGCTGCCACCCGGGCGGATCACCGCGATCGTCGGGCCGAACGCCTGCGGCAAGTCCACCCTGCTGCGCGGCCTGGGCCGGATCATCGGCCCGGCCGCCGGGCACGTCGCCCTCGACGGCACCGATCTGCGCGAGATCGGCGGCCGCGAGCTGGCCCGCCGGCTGGGCCTGCTCCCGCAGTCCCCGGTCGCGCCGGACGAGATCACCGTGGCCGATCTCGTCGAGCGCGGCCGTTCCCCGCACCAGGGTTGGTTCGGCGGGCGGGCCGGCACCGACGACGACGCCGTCGCCGCCGCGATGCGCGCGACCGGGGTGCTGGAGTTGGCCGCCCGCCCGGTGGACGAGCTGTCCGGTGGGCAACGGCAACGGGTGTGGATCGCGATGGTCCTCGCCCAGGACACCGGGGTGCTGCTGCTCGACGAGCCGACGACCTTCCTCGACATGACGCACGCCGTCGAGGTGCTGGACCTGCTCGTCGACCGCAACCGGTCGGAGGGGACGACGGTCGCCGTCGTCCTGCACGATCTCAACCTGGCCTGCCGCTACGCAGACCACCTGATCGCGATGCGGGACGGCGCCGTGGTCGCCGAGGGCCCACCGGCGACCACGATGACCGTCGATCTCGTCCGCCGGGTGTTCGCGATGGAGTCGCAGGTGGTGCCGGACCCGGTGACCGGGACGCCGATGGTGGTCCCGGCCGGGCGGCACCACCCGGTACCCGGCCACGGCGGGCCGGGCCTGCGCACCGAGGACGAGCTGCGCGAGGTGGTCGCCGAGCCGCACCCGCTGGTGCTGGACAAGTCCGCCACCCGGATCGACGAGGTGGCGGCCCGCTTCATCGGTGCCGCGACGCTGACCTTCCTGGGGACGGTCGGTCCGTCCGGGTCGGTCACGGTCACCCCGCGCGGCACCCCGGCGGCCGACGGCGCGCGGATCCTGGACGGCGGGCGGCAGCTCGCGCTGCCGGAGCGGCCGGGCAACCGGCGGCTGGACAGCCTGCGCAACCTGCTCGTCCGGCCCGGCGTCGGGCTGACCTTCTGCGTGCCCCGGCTGGACCACGTGCTGCGGGTCAACGGGCACGGCCGGGTGGTGCGCGATCCCGAGGTGCTCGGGCTGTGGCCGGATCCTCCGCAACTGGCGATCGTCCTCGACGTCGAGGAGACGTTCGTGCACTGCGGCCGAGCGCTGCGCACCTCCGGGGCGTGGCGCCCCGAGGACTGGGCCGACCCGGCGGGAATCCCCGGCTCGAAGGAGCTGTCCGGGGCCGCCCGGGCGACCCGCGACTGA